The following coding sequences lie in one Longimicrobiaceae bacterium genomic window:
- a CDS encoding PaaI family thioesterase, with protein MTALEQMERIARGEARPPGIAVLLGFTLPEVERGRAVFEMEADERHANPMGTVHGGILCDLADAAMGTAYGTLLEEGETYTTLELKTNFLRPVWKGRLRAEGRLVSSGRTVGLAEARVTDEKGRLVAFATSTLMTLRGEQAAGR; from the coding sequence ATGACGGCGCTCGAACAGATGGAGCGGATCGCCCGGGGAGAGGCCCGGCCGCCGGGGATCGCCGTGCTGCTGGGCTTCACCCTCCCCGAGGTGGAGCGCGGGCGGGCGGTGTTCGAGATGGAGGCGGACGAGCGCCACGCCAACCCCATGGGCACCGTGCACGGCGGCATCCTGTGCGACCTGGCCGATGCGGCCATGGGGACGGCGTACGGGACGCTGCTGGAGGAGGGGGAGACGTACACCACGCTGGAGCTGAAGACCAACTTCCTCCGGCCGGTCTGGAAGGGCCGGCTCCGGGCGGAGGGGCGGCTGGTGAGCAGCGGGCGCACGGTGGGGCTCGCCGAGGCGCGCGTGACCGACGAGAAGGGCCGGCTGGTGGCCTTCGCCACCAGCACGCTGATGACGCTGCGCGGCGAGCAGGCCGCCGGACGGTGA